A region of Vitis vinifera cultivar Pinot Noir 40024 chromosome 13, ASM3070453v1 DNA encodes the following proteins:
- the LOC132254922 gene encoding putative disease resistance RPP13-like protein 1 has translation MGGVGKTTLAQLAYHDDRVKNHFDLRAWVCVSDDFDVLRITKTLLQSIASYAREINDLNLLQVKLKEKLSGKKFLLVLDDVWNENYDKWDRLCTPLRAGGPGSKVIITTRNMGVASLTRTVSPYPLQELSNDDCRAVFAQHALGARNFEAHPHVKIIGEEMVNRCRGLPLVAKALGGILRNELNHEAWDDILKSKIWDLPEEKSGVLPALKLSYHHLPSHLKQCFAYCAIFPKGYEFKKDELILLWMGEGFLQQTKGKKRMEDLGSKYFSELLSRSFFQQSSDIMPRFMMHDLIHDLAQSIAGNVCFNLEDKLENNENIFQKARHLSFIRQANEIFKKFEVVDKGKYLRTFLALPISVSFMKSLSFITTKVTHDLLMEMKCLRVLSLSGYKMSELPSSIDNLSHLRYLNLCRSSIKRLPNSVGHLYNLQTLILRDCWSLTEMPVGMGNLINLRHLDIAGTSQLQEMPPRMGSLTNLQTLSKFIVRKGNGSSIQELKHLLDLQGELSIQGLHNARNTRDAVDACLKNKCHIEELTMGWSGDFDDSRNELNEMLVLELLQPQRNLKKLTVEFYGGPKFPSWIGNPSFSKMESLTLKNCGKCTSLPCLGRLSLLKALRIQGMCKVKTIGDEFFGEVSLFQPFPCLESLRFEDMPEWEDWCFSDMVEECEGLFSCLRELRIRECPKLTGSLPNCLPSLAELEIFECPKLKAALPRLAYVCSLNVVECNEVVLRNGVDLSSLTTLNIQRISRLTCLREGFTQLLAALQKLVIRGCGEMTSLWENRFGLECLRGLESIDIWQCHGLVSLEEQRLPCNLKHLKIENCANLQRLPNGLQRLTCLEELSLQSCPKLESFPEMGLPPMLRSLVLQKCNTLKLLPHNYNSGFLEYLEIEHCPCLISFPEGELPASLKQLKIKDCANLQTLPEGMMHHNSMVSNNSCCLEVLEIRKCSSLPSLPTGELPSTLKRLEIWDCRQFQPISEKMLHSNTALEHLSISNYPNMKILPGFLHSLTYLYIYGCQGLVSFPERGLPTPNLRDLYINNCENLKSLPHQMQNLLSLQELNIRNCQGLESFPECGLAPNLTSLSIRDCVNLKVPLSEWGLHRLTSLSSLYISGVCPSLASLSDDDCLLPTTLSKLFISKLDSLACLALKNLSSLERISIYRCPKLRSIGLPETLSRLEIRDC, from the coding sequence ATGGGAGGTGTCGGCAAAACTACCCTTGCCCAGCTTGCCTACCACGACGACAGAGTGAAGAATCATTTTGATCTGAGGGCTTGGGTTTGTGTTTCTGATGATTTTGATGTTTTGAGGATAACAAAAACGCTTCTACAGTCAATTGCTTCTTATGCCCGTGAGATCAATGATCTAAACTTGCTTCAAGTCAAGCTGAAAGAGAAATTGTCTGGAAAGAAGTTTCTTCTTGTTCTAGATGATGTCTGGAACGAGAACTATGACAAATGGGATAGGTTGTGCACCCCTTTACGAGCAGGGGGACCCGGCAGTAAGGTTATCATCACTACTCGCAACATGGGTGTCGCGTCACTTACCAGAACGGTTTCGCCTTACCCCCTGCAGGAGCTGTCAAATGATGATTGTCGGGCTGTGTTTGCGCAGCATGCATTGGGAGCAAGGAACTTTGAAGCTCATCCGCACGTGAAAATAATTGGAGAGGAAATGGTGAACAGATGCAGGGGCTTGCCTTTGGTCGCAAAGGCCCTGGGAGGCATCTTGCGAAATGAACTAAACCATGAGGCATGGGACGATATATTGAAGAGTAAGATATGGGATCTACCAGAAGAGAAAAGTGGTGTTCTTCCAGCTCTCAAATTGAGCTATCATCACCTCCCATCTCATCTGAAGCAGTGCTTTGCTTACTGCGCTATTTTTCCCAAGGGATATGAATTCAAAAAGGATGAATTAATCCTTTTATGGATGGGAGAAGGATTTCTGCAGCAAACAAAAGGGAAGAAGCGAATGGAGGACTTAGGTTCCAAATACTTCTCAGAGTTGTTATCAAGGTCATTCTTTCAACAATCAAGTGACATAATGCCGCGATTCATGATGCATGATCTCATCCATGATTTGGCTCAATCTATTGCCGGAAATGTATGTTTCAATTTGGAGGATAAGTTGgagaataatgaaaatatttttcaaaaggcTCGCCATTTGTCATTCATTCGTCAGGCCAATGAGatcttcaaaaaatttgaagttgtcGATAAAGGGAAGTATCTTCGAACTTTTCTAGCTTTACCCATCAGTGTATCATTTATGAAAAGTTTGTCATTCATAACTACGAAGGTGACACATGACCTcttaatggaaatgaaatgcTTACGGGTACTATCTTTAAGTGGCTATAAGATGAGTGAGCTACCGAGTTCAATTGATAATTTGAGTCATCTACGATATCTCAATCTATGTCGCTCTTCAATTAAAAGGTTACCTAATTCAGTAGGTCATCTGTATAATTTACAAACCTTAATATTACGAGATTGTTGGAGTCTCACTGAGATGCCTGTGGGGATGGGAAATTTAATCAACCTTCGACATCTTGATATTGCTGGGACAAGTCAATTACAAGAGATGCCCCCACGAATGGGCAGCCTGACAAATTTGCAAACATTGTCTAAGTTTATTGTGAGGAAAGGCAATGGGTCGAGCATACAAGAATTGAAGCACTTGTTGGATCTTCAAGGAGAACTTTCCATTCAAGGATTGCATAATGCGAGAAATACTCGAGATGCAGTGGATGCTTGTTTAAAGAATAAGTGCCACATTGAAGAACTAACAATGGGATGGAGTGGTGATTTTGATGATTCACGAAATGAATTGAATGAAATGCTTGTGCTCGAGTTGCTGCAACCTCAAAGAAATCTGAAAAAGCTCACAGTTGAGTTCTATGGAGGACCAAAATTCCCAAGCTGGATAGGGAATCCTTCATTCTCAAAAATGGAGTCCCTGACCcttaaaaattgtggaaaatgCACATCGCTACCGTGTCTTGGACGACTATCTCTACTCAAAGCCTTGCGCATTCAAGGAATGTGTAAAGTTAAAACCATAGGTGATGAATTTTTTGGGGAGGTCTCTCTTTTCCAGCCTTTTCCATGCTTGGAGTCTCTAAGGTTTGAGGATATGCCAGAATGGGAAGACTGGTGTTTTTCTGATATGGTTGAGGAATGTGAAGGATTATTTTCTTGCCTTCGAGAGCTTAGAATAAGGGAATGTCCCAAACTGACTGGAAGCTTGCCCAATTGCCTACCTTCTCTGGCAGAGCTCGAAATTTTTGAATGCCCAAAGTTGAAGGCTGCACTTCCAAGACTCGCATATGTTTGTAGCTTAAACGTTGTAGAATGTAATGAGGTTGTGTTGAGAAACGGGGTTGATCTGAGCTCCCTCACTACACTAAACATTCAGAGAATTTCCAGATTAACTTGTCTAAGGGAAGGATTTACCCAGTTGTTAGCAGCCCTTCAAAAACTGGTGATAAGAGGATGTGGGGAGATGACATCTTTGTGGGAGAACAGATTTGGATTAGAATGCCTTCGGGGTCTTGAAAGTATAGATATCTGGCAGTGCCATGGACTTGTATCCTTGGAGGAGCAAAGGCTGCCGTGCAATCTCaaacatttgaaaatagaaaactgtgCTAACCTGCAGAGGCTGCCTAATGGTCTGCAACGTCTCACATGTCTTGAAGAGTTGTCATTACAGAGTTGCCCCAAACTGGAGTCATTTCCAGAGATGGGCTTGCCACCGATGCTGAGAAGTCTCGTGCTGCAGAAATGCAACACTCTGAAGTTACTACCTCATAATTACAACTCAGGTTTCCTTGAATATTTGGAGATTGAACACTGCCCATGCCTCATTAGCTTTCCAGAAGGTGAGCTGCCTGCCTCACTTAAGCAACTGAAGATCAAGGATTGTGCAAATCTACAGACTCTGCCAGAGGGAATGATGCACCACAATTCTATGGTTAGCAACAACTCTTGTTGTCTTGAAGTCTTGGAGATCAGAAAATGTTCATCCCTTCCATCCCTTCCAACAGGCGAGCTACCCTCCACCCTTAAGCGGCTTGAGATATGGGACTGCAGGCAATTTCAACCAATTTCAGAGAAGATGCTGCACAGCAATACTGCACTTGAACATTTGTCCATTTCCAATTATCCAAACATGAAAATCCTTCCAGGATTCCTCCACAGTCTCACGTATCTCTATATATATGGTTGTCAAGGTCTTGTGTCCTTTCCAGAAAGGGGCTTGCCCACTCCCAATCTCAGAGACCTTTATATTAACAACTGTGAGAACCTGAAGTCCCTTCCTCATCAAATGCAGAACCTTTTATCTCTTCAAGAACTGAATATTAGGAATTGTCAGGGCTTGGAGTCATTTCCAGAATGCGGTTTGGCCCCCAACCTTACTTCGCTCTCAATCAGAGATTGTGTGAATCTGAAGGTGCCATTATCTGAATGGGGCCTCCACAGGCTCACTTCTCTTTCATCACTGTACATTTCCGGTGTATGTCCAAGTCTGGCATCTCTTTCAGATGATGACTGTCTTCTTCCTACAACTCTGAGCAAACTTTTTATCAGTAAGCTGGATTCCCTGGCCTGTCTGGCTCTCAAAAACCTCTCTTCCCTTGAAAGGATATCCATCTACAGATGCCCTAAGCTCCGGTCCATTGGGCTGCCTGAAACGCTATCAAGACTTGAAATAAGGGATTGCTAA
- the LOC104877412 gene encoding putative disease resistance protein At3g14460, whose amino-acid sequence MTSLWENRFGLECLRGLESIDIWQCHGLVSLEEQRLPCNLKHLKIENCANLQRLPNGLQRLTCLEELSLQSCPKLESFPEMGLPPMLRSLVLQKCNTLKLLPHNYNSGFLEYLEIEHCPCLISFPEGELPASLKQLKIKDCANLQTLPEGMMHHNSMVSNNSCCLEVLEIRKCSSLPSLPTGELPSTLKRLEIWDCRQFQPISEKMLHSNTALEHLSISNYPNMKILPGFLHSLTYLYIYGCQGLVSFPERGLPTPNLRDLYINNCENLKSLPHQMQNLLSLQELNIRNCQGLESFPECGLAPNLTSLSIRDCVNLKVPLSEWGLHRLTSLSSLYISGVCPSLASLSDDDCLLPTTLSKLFISKLDSLACLALKNLSSLERISIYRCPKLRSIGLPETLSRLEIRDC is encoded by the coding sequence ATGACATCTTTGTGGGAGAACAGATTTGGATTAGAATGCCTTCGGGGTCTTGAAAGTATAGATATCTGGCAGTGCCATGGACTTGTATCCTTGGAGGAGCAAAGGCTGCCGTGCAATCTCaaacatttgaaaatagaaaactgtgCTAACCTGCAGAGGCTGCCTAATGGTCTGCAACGTCTCACATGTCTTGAAGAGTTGTCATTACAGAGTTGCCCCAAACTGGAGTCATTTCCAGAGATGGGCTTGCCACCGATGCTGAGAAGTCTCGTGCTGCAGAAATGCAACACTCTGAAGTTACTACCTCATAATTACAACTCAGGTTTCCTTGAATATTTGGAGATTGAACACTGCCCATGCCTCATTAGCTTTCCAGAAGGTGAGCTGCCTGCCTCACTTAAGCAACTGAAGATCAAGGATTGTGCAAATCTACAGACTCTGCCAGAGGGAATGATGCACCACAATTCTATGGTTAGCAACAACTCTTGTTGTCTTGAAGTCTTGGAGATCAGAAAATGTTCATCCCTTCCATCCCTTCCAACAGGCGAGCTACCCTCCACCCTTAAGCGGCTTGAGATATGGGACTGCAGGCAATTTCAACCAATTTCAGAGAAGATGCTGCACAGCAATACTGCACTTGAACATTTGTCCATTTCCAATTATCCAAACATGAAAATCCTTCCAGGATTCCTCCACAGTCTCACGTATCTCTATATATATGGTTGTCAAGGTCTTGTGTCCTTTCCAGAAAGGGGCTTGCCCACTCCCAATCTCAGAGACCTTTATATTAACAACTGTGAGAACCTGAAGTCCCTTCCTCATCAAATGCAGAACCTTTTATCTCTTCAAGAACTGAATATTAGGAATTGTCAGGGCTTGGAGTCATTTCCAGAATGCGGTTTGGCCCCCAACCTTACTTCGCTCTCAATCAGAGATTGTGTGAATCTGAAGGTGCCATTATCTGAATGGGGCCTCCACAGGCTCACTTCTCTTTCATCACTGTACATTTCCGGTGTATGTCCAAGTCTGGCATCTCTTTCAGATGATGACTGTCTTCTTCCTACAACTCTGAGCAAACTTTTTATCAGTAAGCTGGATTCCCTGGCCTGTCTGGCTCTCAAAAACCTCTCTTCCCTTGAAAGGATATCCATCTACAGATGCCCTAAGCTCCGGTCCATTGGGCTGCCTGAAACGCTATCAAGACTTGAAATAAGGGATTGCTAA